The Coffea arabica cultivar ET-39 chromosome 6e, Coffea Arabica ET-39 HiFi, whole genome shotgun sequence genome contains the following window.
GGTGGATCTTCCAATCTTGTAACACCTGGTTTCGTATGAAAACCTATCTTGGCTAACTTGTGAGCACATGAATCGTTCTCCTTCCATGAGTGAACTAATCTACACTCCCAACTTCTCTCGACGAGGACTAACTTCATTTTATACCCTCCAACTTGTACCTTAAATTTCAACTTTAGACGCTTTGTACTTCTGAACATGTACCACTTTTTTACGTTGTATAATAAACTttaatttttgacattttacaCTTTATACTATCAATTTTGAACACTATACATACTAAACTCTCAAGTTGGTCTCATTTAAATATAATCAATAAcaactttagaaaaattaacagCATAAAGAACTTGACAAATTAATGACAATGTGTTAAAAGTAGTTAAAAGATTCCATGGCATCGcgaccaaaaataaaaagaaaaacacattGTCATTAATTTGTACCACCCTTTATCTCATTAATTTTGctaaaaatattagtgattgGAATATAGAAATCAATGACAGTATTTGaaagtagtaaaaaaaaaaaatcaaaggatCGCAGTTAGAATGAAATAAtacattattatcaattttcatCGTCCTTTAACTTATTAATTTTGCAAACGTTATCAACTATTAGATTGAAAGGGGACAAACTTGAGAGGCTAAAGTTTTAAGTGTCCAAAATTGAAAGTTTAGGGTACAAAATGTTCAAAATTAAAGTTTAGGgtataaagaaaaaaagtagtATCAGTTTAGGAGTGCAAGGTAAAGTTAATCCAAGAGGTAAAAGAGCATGTGTGTTGACTTGGAGTACTTCCTTTAGTAAGTACTGAACTCCTGATGAACCAACATTGACCGAGTTACTCCATTTCGTTTCGGATAAAGGGGCACACATTAAAGGAAAATGTAACTGCAGAAACTTTCCAACTGGGGTTTTGACAGAGTCAAGACATGACTAAGGTCACACTAAAGCTTTGtccctcttcttttctttcgatGCCTATTTAAAAGGATAGGGCATTATAATAAGCCCACTTGTTTCTGTTCTCGTCTCGGTCGAGTTTTCTGAAGTTCCTTCGCTCTCTTTTTGGTGATCAAGTAGTTGTTGGGCCTCAAAATCGTACCAGTAAGTTAATATTTGTGGAAATGGGAAGAGCTCCGTGTTGTGACAAAACCAAAGTTAAGAGAGGACCATGGTCTCCTGAAGAGGACGCCATTCTCAGAAACTACATCGAGAAATATGGCACGGGTGGCAACTGGATTGCTTTACCCCGTAAAGCAGGTCTCCAGCTTATGCTTTTGTTTCATTACTGTTGATGCCTTTACAAGCCGTGTAATGCAAAATTCCAACTTAATTGTGTTTGGTGGTATTTCTTGGATTGCTGTCCCGCAAATAACTACTTATTTTAACCTGCCTGCCTTTCTATCTCCATGACTACCCTGCCTGTTCAATTTGCAATATGTACTTGATGTTTTAATTTTTGGAGTACCTGACAACTTGGAATCTTGGATGATCCCCTTTCTAAGACATTGCTGATCTTTTATGATAAAGGTCTGAAACGTTGTGGCAAGAGTTGCCGTCTGAGGTGGCTGAATTATCTTAGACCAGATATCAAGCATGGAGGGTTTACTGATGAGGAAGATAGTATCATATTGACACTCCACTCTAACATAGGAAGCAGGCAAGTCCACTAGACTCTTTTCCATAATTCTCCAATCTCTTTTAACCAATCCCTCATATTCTGATTATGCAAGGAACTCTTCAATTTATGCTGATGCACAGATGGTCGGTCATAGCTTCACATCTTCCAGGAAGAACAGATAATGATGTGAAGAACCACTGGAATACCAAGCTAAAAAAGAAGTTATCGGCAGTCAATGCCACCAATCCAACAACCGTAATACCAATCGTCGACAGCAATTCAAATAACTTTACTAGCAATCCCTCTGCTTTCACCTTAGCAACTTCATTCAACAAACCCCAGCCAGATTGTTATGGAAATTCGACTTATCCCATCGTAGGTTCAGATGCACCCGTGCAATATTCATCAATGGATCATATGGTTCTGGGGTATAGTATGACTGAAGTTGTTCCAGATTTGCTTTACGACTCGTCATCTACTGATCAATTCTCACTTCCAGAGCTCTTCGAAGTTCAAGAAAACAGCACGCTTCAGAAAAATGGTTTCACCACTTCATCATCTCAAGAGATTTCAAGCCTTTCACCTTCGTGCTCTCTTGCTAAGAGCTATTCCTCTTGGAATGACAACTTATTTGGAGAAGAAGTGGGATTTTTCGTGGAATTGGAGTCTAGATCATCTAACTATAATCTCGTACAAAGCGCACAGCAAGAGGAGAAAGTCAGTAATGAAGTTGAAGGTTCCTGTTTACCTATCTATTCTTATCCTACTGCTAGTTTTTTTGACCAGATGTCTGACAATATTTTGCCACCTCAAGGGCACCATCAAACAgcgtttccaattcttgattaaCAAAAGGACTCGAGATTTGTCAAACACCTAACTAGGAATGTAAGACATGAGCATTATTTGCTAATATTTTTCCAAGAGTTTTATTAGGGTGATGGATGTTATGTGGATGGATCCTATCCAGCCGTGTAAAGGAAATTCAGTGTGATTCTCTGAATTTAATGAAGTTTAtgtgattatatatatatggataATTTAGCATTTCGAGGTTTCTGGGTTTctagttttgtttttgttggaaAAAGCCGTCTTGCCTTTTCACTCGTAATCaagtgtaattttcgataagtTGAGGTCACGCTTGAGTAGGTGACTTCAGTTTCTGGTGCAGAGTGGAGACGTCGTCTAAGGGTTTAAGTGCAATTACTTCTTGGGCGAAAAGTTCATGAATGCACAGTAATGTCACCTAATTTTGTCATCCCAGACTTGTCAGTAGTCACAAAATTTGCATGGAATGGCCTTTTCAAAGTTGCCAACGGGTCCCCATTTGATACCCAAGAAATTTCTGTCCAGACAAATCACACACAATTCTTTCGTACAACTATATACCCTAATCATCGACAGCTTGTAAATCAGCAAATATATTTTCACCAAATCCAGCAGACGGTTTGTCTCCCAAAACCATATAATAATTCCTGATTTGGTCTTCGGTAATCAAATTAGAATACGGTGTATTATCTCCTCCCTGGCTTCTGTCAATTTTCTTCTATGTATAATTGCCCATCTCATGCATGCGTTCAGTTGCATGAGCTATTGAAGAGAAACTCCGCTCTAACGCTAAAGGAGATGCTTCCGTCTGCACGCACGGGCACATTTGAACTTTTATTCCGGACGATTAGTCACCGTTCAAAATCATCTGCACAACTTAACAGCCTCAGATGCTGAAAGGACTACTTCAGTTCACGGCCGAAGGAGGTTTTGCTTGCGTTATCTTGCACTCTCAAGTAACTTCTTGGCTACTTCATCGTGGGATATTGACTGGAAATGTGGACAGGAACCTCTGAGCAAGCTTTTATCAAACAGTTGAAGTCCATGCCTTAAAACAAAATACTAATAgtaaaacatttgttttctcaCTTTAAGCCGCAACACAAAGTCAAATTACTAAAAATTAAGCTGAATTCTACA
Protein-coding sequences here:
- the LOC113692892 gene encoding uncharacterized protein, which encodes MGRAPCCDKTKVKRGPWSPEEDAILRNYIEKYGTGGNWIALPRKAGLKRCGKSCRLRWLNYLRPDIKHGGFTDEEDSIILTLHSNIGSRWSVIASHLPGRTDNDVKNHWNTKLKKKLSAVNATNPTTVIPIVDSNSNNFTSNPSAFTLATSFNKPQPDCYGNSTYPIVGSDAPVQYSSMDHMVLGYSMTEVVPDLLYDSSSTDQFSLPELFEVQENSTLQKNGFTTSSSQEISSLSPSCSLAKSYSSWNDNLFGEEVGFFVELESRSSNYNLVQSAQQEEKVSNEVEGSCLPIYSYPTASFFDQMSDNILPPQGHHQTAFPILD